A region of Thermobifida halotolerans DNA encodes the following proteins:
- a CDS encoding non-ribosomal peptide synthetase has product MTQEPSGISEVLPLGPLQEGLLFHHALTGADADVYAVQCRITLRGAVDGGRLRRAAGALLRRHPNLRAGFAHEGLDQPVQFVPADVDVDWTAADPGGAGDAPVGRIAERELARGFDLAAPPLIRFALVGGDAEHVLVVTAHHILLDGWSLPLLVDELCALYASDGDEAALPPAPAYRDHLAWLARLDPAPAEQAWRTALAGLSGPCLVAPGRPGGTRPPERRTRALGAEFSRRLRETARTHRVTLNTLAQAAWAVALAARTGTDDVVFGQPVSGRAPEVAGSEAMIGLFTNTLPVRVRLDAGETAAALLRRLRAEQAELVDHHALGLAAVQRAAGGGALFDTLLVVESFPLDRSRHAADHAGMRVVDVEVRDATHYPLALAVLPEEEITLRLDHDPDRFPAEDAEAVLDLVVRVLEQLTADPDRPLRRLDLLGDRERAALARHNATGRPVAATTLTALLAAAGRDHADRVAVIADDARLTYRDLHERAGRIAALLTGRGVGRDHVVAVALPRSAELVAALLGVLRAGAAYLPLDPDHPPARLAAMVARARATAVLTSREALPGLGGAPPPGTVVLDDAEVRARLADLDPAPPADVHPDQLAYVIFTSGSTGEPKGVGVSHRAIANRLEWMQHTYRLTPDDRVAQKTPAGFDVSVWEFFWPLTAGAAVVAARPGGHRDPAHLASLIADRGVSVCHFVPSLLRVFLDEPTARRATGLRLLISSGEALDADLARDLARTLPDTRLENLYGPTEAAVDVTRHPVLGAGAGPLGATVPIGRPVWNTTLHVLDTALRPLPPGAVGELYLGGVQLARGYVGRPDLTASRFVADPFGPPGARLYRTGDLVRRRADGAVEYLGRTDHQVKINGVRLEPGEVEAALRALDGVADAAVAVRPAPSGTPLLVGYVVPGTAAPPAAETLLRRLAAVLPAAAVPASLVFLDALPLTASGKLDRAALPDPEPRQRAGRAPRTPGEHVLCAAFAEVLGLDEVGADADFFALGGDSVSSLRLVGRLVREGVDLTVRDVFVHRTPERLAEAARPAEERPAESEPEPAGEEFTDLLDPGEFAELARMWREQD; this is encoded by the coding sequence TTGACCCAGGAACCCAGCGGAATCAGCGAGGTGCTTCCCCTCGGCCCCCTCCAGGAGGGCCTGCTGTTCCACCACGCCCTCACCGGCGCGGACGCCGACGTCTACGCCGTCCAGTGCCGCATCACGCTGCGCGGCGCGGTGGACGGCGGACGGCTGCGGCGGGCCGCGGGCGCGCTGCTGCGCCGCCACCCCAACCTGCGCGCCGGGTTCGCCCACGAGGGGCTGGACCAGCCCGTGCAGTTCGTCCCCGCCGACGTCGACGTGGACTGGACGGCCGCCGACCCCGGCGGGGCCGGGGACGCCCCGGTCGGGCGGATCGCCGAGCGGGAACTGGCGCGCGGCTTCGACCTGGCCGCCCCGCCGCTGATCCGCTTCGCCCTCGTCGGCGGCGACGCCGAGCACGTCCTCGTGGTGACCGCCCACCACATCCTGCTGGACGGCTGGTCGCTGCCGCTGCTCGTCGACGAACTGTGCGCCCTGTACGCGTCGGACGGCGACGAGGCCGCCCTGCCGCCCGCCCCCGCCTACCGCGACCACCTGGCCTGGCTCGCCCGCCTGGACCCGGCGCCGGCCGAACAGGCGTGGCGCACGGCACTGGCCGGCCTGTCCGGACCGTGCCTGGTCGCCCCCGGCCGCCCCGGCGGCACCCGGCCGCCCGAACGCCGCACCCGGGCCCTCGGCGCGGAGTTCAGCCGACGGCTGCGCGAAACCGCCCGCACCCACCGGGTCACCCTCAACACCCTGGCCCAGGCCGCGTGGGCGGTGGCGCTGGCCGCCCGCACCGGGACCGACGACGTGGTCTTCGGCCAGCCCGTCTCCGGCCGCGCCCCCGAGGTGGCCGGCTCCGAGGCCATGATCGGCCTGTTCACCAACACCCTGCCGGTGCGGGTGCGTCTCGACGCGGGCGAGACGGCGGCCGCGCTGCTGCGGCGGCTGCGCGCCGAACAGGCCGAGCTGGTCGACCACCACGCGCTGGGCCTGGCCGCCGTGCAGCGCGCGGCGGGCGGCGGGGCGCTGTTCGACACCCTGCTGGTCGTGGAGAGCTTCCCGCTGGACCGCTCCCGGCACGCCGCCGACCACGCGGGAATGCGCGTCGTCGACGTCGAGGTGCGCGACGCCACCCACTACCCGCTGGCCCTGGCGGTGCTGCCGGAGGAGGAGATCACGCTCCGCCTCGACCACGACCCCGACCGCTTCCCCGCCGAAGACGCCGAGGCCGTCCTCGACCTGGTGGTGCGCGTCCTGGAGCAGCTCACCGCCGACCCGGACCGGCCGCTGCGCCGCCTCGACCTGCTCGGCGACCGGGAGCGGGCCGCTCTGGCCCGGCACAACGCCACCGGGCGGCCGGTGGCGGCCACCACCCTCACCGCGCTGCTCGCCGCCGCCGGACGCGACCACGCCGACCGGGTGGCCGTCATCGCCGACGACGCCCGCCTCACCTACCGCGACCTGCACGAACGGGCCGGACGCATCGCCGCGCTGCTCACCGGGCGAGGTGTGGGCCGCGACCACGTGGTGGCGGTGGCGCTGCCCCGCTCGGCGGAACTGGTGGCCGCGCTGCTGGGGGTGCTGCGCGCCGGAGCGGCCTACCTGCCGCTGGACCCCGACCACCCCCCGGCGCGGCTCGCCGCCATGGTCGCGCGCGCCCGCGCCACGGCGGTCCTGACCTCGCGCGAGGCACTGCCCGGACTCGGCGGGGCGCCGCCGCCCGGCACCGTCGTGCTGGACGATGCGGAGGTCCGCGCCCGCCTGGCCGACCTCGATCCCGCCCCGCCCGCCGACGTCCACCCCGACCAGCTCGCCTATGTCATCTTCACCTCCGGTTCCACCGGCGAGCCCAAGGGCGTGGGCGTCTCCCACCGGGCCATCGCCAACCGGCTGGAGTGGATGCAGCACACCTACCGGCTCACCCCCGACGACCGGGTGGCGCAGAAGACCCCCGCCGGGTTCGATGTGTCGGTGTGGGAGTTCTTCTGGCCGCTCACCGCCGGCGCGGCCGTGGTCGCCGCCCGCCCCGGCGGCCACCGCGACCCCGCCCACCTCGCCTCCCTCATCGCCGACCGCGGGGTGAGCGTCTGCCACTTCGTGCCGTCCCTGCTGCGCGTCTTCCTCGACGAGCCGACCGCCCGCCGCGCCACCGGCCTGCGCCTGCTGATCAGCAGCGGCGAGGCGCTCGACGCCGACCTGGCCCGCGACCTCGCCCGGACCCTGCCGGACACGCGCCTGGAGAACCTGTACGGACCCACCGAGGCGGCCGTGGACGTCACCCGCCACCCGGTGCTCGGCGCGGGCGCCGGGCCGCTCGGCGCGACCGTGCCCATCGGCCGCCCCGTGTGGAACACGACGCTGCACGTCCTCGACACGGCGCTGCGCCCCCTGCCGCCCGGCGCCGTCGGCGAGCTGTACCTGGGCGGCGTGCAACTGGCGCGCGGCTACGTCGGCCGTCCCGACCTGACCGCGTCCCGGTTCGTCGCCGATCCGTTCGGCCCGCCGGGAGCGCGCCTCTACCGCACCGGCGACCTGGTGCGCCGCCGCGCCGACGGGGCGGTGGAGTACCTGGGCCGCACCGACCACCAGGTGAAGATCAACGGGGTGCGCCTGGAACCAGGGGAGGTCGAGGCCGCGCTGCGCGCCCTGGACGGGGTGGCCGACGCCGCCGTCGCGGTGCGCCCCGCCCCCTCGGGCACGCCCCTGCTGGTCGGCTACGTCGTCCCCGGCACCGCGGCCCCGCCCGCCGCCGAGACGCTGCTCCGCCGACTCGCCGCCGTCCTTCCCGCCGCGGCCGTGCCCGCCTCGCTGGTGTTCCTGGACGCGCTGCCGCTGACCGCCAGCGGCAAACTCGACCGCGCCGCGCTGCCCGACCCCGAGCCGCGACAGCGGGCCGGGCGGGCGCCGCGCACTCCGGGAGAACACGTCCTGTGCGCGGCCTTCGCCGAGGTCCTCGGCCTGGACGAGGTCGGCGCCGACGCCGACTTCTTCGCCCTGGGCGGCGACAGCGTCTCCTCCCTGCGCCTGGTCGGGCGGCTGGTGCGCGAGGGCGTGGACCTCACCGTGCGCGACGTGTTCGTGCACCGCACCCCCGAACGGCTGGCCGAGGCGGCACGCCCCGCCGAGGAGCGGCCCGCCGAGTCCGAGCCCGAACCGGCGGGCGAGGAGTTCACCGACCTGCTGGACCCCGGCGAGTTCGCCGAACTCGCGCGGATGTGGCGCGAGCAGGACTGA